TTATGGGTATCAGGTGGGATGTGACAGATGTGGCTGCTTCAGATATCTTTTTGCTGACTAGAGATGTGAACGTTATTTAGTCTCTGGCATCCTAGACAGAAACCTTCAATAGgtgaatggtttgggttggaagtgcccttagagatcatctcattccaaccctctgccatgggcaggaacacctgccaccagaccaggttgctccaagccccatcctgcttggccttgaacactcccagggatgggacatgCACAACTTCTTTCTCTCTACCCAAAATATAATCAAGCTGATACCAAAACTAGAGGTTTCTTCACATAATTTCAGCTATTTGAGTAAACATTATACACAGAAATAAGATTTCATAAAGCCTGTGGAAAGATTTAAAGACACATTTCAATGAAATGAGCTCAACTTGAATCTTTCCAGCCAATAGAGAGGTGGAGATTATGCAGGGGgatgtatatttaaaaagagattaaagGAGCATTGCAATATGGTTATGCTTACTTATGCCTGAGAGCATGGCCTGAAGTCTGCGCCAGTCTCTCAGTAAAAAAAACAGTGTCAAATTCATTGAACTCTTGGGTACAGAGTGGTACCCAAGAGGGTACAAGATTACAGGTACAGggtcaagattttttttttaaagaatttttgcagttttctaGCGCTCATGGGGAATTAATTTAACTGCTTAGCAGTTTTATATTGCCAGATGCAATtaagaagcttttttttctcatttattcacaattttttttaggAGATTAAGATCCAGATAATCTGTCCTGTCATttgcacttaaaaataaataaaataaaaataccattaCTGTATTCACTATCAGCACAAGAAAAGCACTTGCTAGTATGTGATTTAAATCTGCAGCTAATAAGCCTCACAAATTCAGGTAGTTTTTTTTAGCTCTGTTTACTAAAATGAAGATATACAAAAGTAAAATACATCCTGGATTACATACTAGAATACAATGCAGTTGTAAGTAAACTCTGCACTGAAAAGTTGTACTTATACCTTATACACAGTTTCTAAATCATTATTACATGCTTTATAAAAGCCAATTCAATCAATACAACAGTGACCCAGTAAGATGTTAGCAACAGAATATCAGCTGATTTCCCTGGCTCTTGAAGACTAGATGCTTTTACTATTGCAAGAGCAATTTGTGTTGGTGACATTTTATCATATATCAGCTTGTTACTTACAGCCAAACAAGTAAGTCCTGTGTAAAAACACACAATAAGAATTTTGCCAGAGGAAAGCTCTTGTATTTGATCCTGGATATATCAATATATGGAATTGAATTAGAAGTCTGCTTTTGCAGTTGCTTTCTATGTGTAATGATAGCAGTTATGCTCTGGAACTTCTGTACTGTTCATCAAAACTTACCTGCTCTTTATCTTTtaacaacatttctttttctgctgcagttaCAGTATTATAGTGGCATATGTAAATTCTTACCAGATATTTAAATGTATATGTTCATGTTTTGTTCTTAAGTGTTCTTGTTCTGTTGCTTACTCCAGTCATTAGTATCCCCAAGTTTCCATTAGAAGCAGCTAATTTTTCCACTTGATTAGCTAAAGAAACCTCTAGATGTTATTTCTCTTGTAGCAACATATATACAATATATGTTATTTTTCATGAAGTAACATATGAAATATAGTCCTTGCAATTATCTGATAGAATTCTCCAGAAGAATTTAAATGCCAAGTAATGAAAGCTGCTgcaacagaagctgaagaaaataaagccGGGGAGTTGCTTAATTCACTGTGAAGcgtggggggaaaaaaatcaacatacatacatatgtaaACATGTCCagaggagttaaaaaaaaaacccaaccctagAATGCCTGAGTCCCTGGAATCAGCATGAGCCTGTCACCAAATTATTTAGGAAATCTTACCTTAAATCTTATtcacagaaaagctgtttttaatATATGGAATCAAGTAAGATATTGCTCAATTGTCTAAATAGTACCCTTCACTTGAATTTTGGTAACAGTTTTTGACTCAGTTTTGTTCTCAGCAGCTGAAGTCCTCACTTGTAATCTCTAAATACATCAGCAATGGGTGCTTCTGACTTTATTGCTGGCCCTAAGAGACattgctgctgtgtgctgtccctggcagatctgtcagctgcagagaaatgaTCCTCAGACAACTGGACAAACCAGATATTCACATTGACAGAGCATGTGACTGGACTTAAGGTCAGAGATTCAGAGATTGCAGGATTgggacctttaaagatcccTGTGCAGGATTGCCCTGTGTGCTGTGTGGCATTAAGGGAGGTACCTGCAAAGTTAAAGGGTTACTTCATTTGTTGTGGAACCAGGTCTTGACAATCCTGTAAGCACAGGCTGATAGGGGTTCATCAGATTTAGTCTTTTCATTCTCttgttcagaaaataattacttaaCTTACTGATTATATGActagaaaaaccccaaaaaaacccattttacATAGGATGAAGAATGTTGAGCGTCAGCATCCTGCCATGCCAGATCTGATACCCTGTTATTTTGTCACCATACCTTGATTGagattaaaatagattttaaaagttcttgattgttgttgttattgctATGCACAGTTCTCAAAAATCCATACTGGAAAATAATTCATACTCCAAATGCTCTTTCATGTTCAAGTTTATACTCCCCAAGAATTAAATCCACCTTCTcacaaaggaacaaaaataatgaCAGTTCCACCTAAACTGTCTCCTGGAAATACAGAAGGTTCTTCTGATCTGGTGCTCCTTTTCTTTACAGGGTTGAAGCAAACCTCTAATTCTTACAGCTGATAAATGTTGCTTTCTGATTTTATCATGTACTAGGTTACTCTTTTGTATTTATAGCAAAAaggtttttcttaatttaaactGCAGCTTTACATTAAGTATATTATGATTGCAAAGTATGTAAAACACATTTGTGGTAGAACTTGACAATATTGAAAACTTTGTTTTTGTCAGTTTTCAATggattttatgtattttaaaaatgtatttctaaaagTGAATAACTGTGAAAGAGGATCTAAAAGGAGGCCATCTATTTAGACACCAGatacaagaaaaacaacagtctTCCAAGGGTTGAGCATCTAGCATAAAATTTACATGAACTCCACTCAGATTTACTGATGGCTTCTTTGCAGTGGTGCTCTGAAGAACCAAGAATTGTAACCAAATGTTATTGGCAGAAATCTTCAATAAAAGTGGATGCCAAgtatttcccaaaataaaaatttaaaatatacacaTGCCAATATTAGCACTGGACATGCTTCACACCCAAGGAGGCCCAGCACAGCAAGAGTTTATCTGCATCAATCAGCACAGGCACTTCTTTAAGCTCTGACATAACTCCTTTAAGGAATCAGATCTCTGatcagaagaaagcaaatgttgtGATAACAATAGCACTGGACACAACTTGCCTACTGTGCTGCATGGAATTCAAGTGTGTGCAGCTTTATATAACCCTAAAAGTCTCCCAAGAACTATTCTGAACAATAGCAGGATATCCTCCACTTCTGAGCAAAGCAGGAGAAACTTGTTACTTGGGagtggtatttttttctaacatcCCTATCATGATTTCTTCCAAACATTCACTTGCACTTGAAAATTGGTAATTGATGTCTCACTATGCATCTGCTTGACAACTACATCATCCATGGCTAAGTCACTCTCATTGTATCAGATCAGCTAGAGTTAACAGATAAATTCCTTCTAATTAACGAAAGATTGgctaataaaaacaattaattgTTAAATGTACTACACTTTCCATACTCTCCCTTTAGCCTCTTTGCATCTTCTCCTTTAAACCgcttcttccttttctcagaTTTTGCAGCTTGCTCCTTCCTTTCTTGATTTTCCTGCATTcagacagaatgaaaaataaaattataaataagaggtttctgaaggaaaagcttGTTAAGAAACTCTCAGATTGCAATGAATAGGTATTCTGAACATGCCCTGTGTGCACTTAAAACTCTCAGCTGCTGGGGTTTGAGGGTAAATAACTGAACAGAGCTTCCTGGTCAATCCCTTTGGCCTTCTCCATGTGATGATGTTACCAGCAAACTATTTCATCAGCTTTAACTGCAACTTTCAACTATGGACTGAAATGCATTCTTCTTAATTAGTCCCTTTGTCCACAAAAGAGAACATTAGTTTAACTTAATTAGCATTCTAGAGATTTATCCCATAGCAACCTTGTTTGTATTCAGGGATTGCTACCAGAATTTTCAGGAGCTGTTCAGCTGTGTTAAACAGCAATTCAGAGTTTATCTTCAGGCTCTCATTAAACTTGCCAGTAGTATTTCTGCACTACAGTTCAGGGCCAGAATCCAGGCTGGATGTTTATTGGTACCACTCACACAATGCCAGAATGGCATAAATCCTGTTGGGATTTATGCTGATAGGCAGGATTTTGgtttccacagagctgctggtaccagaataatataattaatggaggaagagagaggattGGAATGATTACTGCTAGCAGAAGAAGACCATTTCTCAGTGGAAGAGTATTTCTGGCTTTTGATAACTAGCACAACAGTGGGAGAAGGTAGTTCTGAACAACTGAGATAACTGTAGTATAACATCAAGATGATAAAGCCATTTTCTTAAATGCTTCTGTAGTTCTTGTTCCAGAGCTGCATTTGTCACCAGAACATTTCTATCCCACCTGGAAGCTTGCCTGCTTTTGATTGCAACCAGTGAGTAGTTAATCTACACATTGCAGATAGATCAGCACTTAATAGGCTGCTATGTTATATGACAAGAACTAATAACATCCAGGAAGATGTTGATGATTTGGTGCAGGTAAGATTTTTGATGAGACGTGTCTCATGCTTTGCAGAGagtttaaagcaaaaaatacaatttcccACGATAGTGATAAATCTGTTTGATTGCTATGGATCATCTGTCACTATTTCCATAAGATGAGCTGAACAAGTCCAAGAAAATGTGCACAAGTTTATAGAACCAGCCTTTctataaagtaaaaatataggATCCTTTGGTCCAAAGGAACTttcaaacaaataaagaaaacttGTGAGCAGTAACAGATTAACTCTGTTTGAAATATAGGAACATTAGAAGCTCAAGGTTATGGAAACTGTCACTGGGtgccttgaaaagaaaaaaaaaaaaaaaaaaaaaaaatctgtgtactcttgacagagaaagaaaatgatcCATTGGCCCCAAATAGAGGGTGCTTCTGAAAGAGTGAGTTACAGGTGGTGAAGTCTTATGGAGAGGCTGGAAGCCTTCCATCGGTATAGGGCTCATATGTGTTTGCCTGATAAATTCCTGCTTTGTCTTAGGATAATATCTTTGAGATACTATGGCTGCTGGGAGACTTGCAGATTTGTGGGCCCTGGGAGAATGTCTCTATGTAATATGCCATAAGAAATAACAGAAGGTGAATTCAGGGATATTCACAGTACACACAGTAGTGAGAACAGGCTAAAACACATTAGGAATCAATTTATCAATTGAGCAAGCCTGAAccaaatttttcttcagaaaaattcagtaaaaaaacccaaacaacatAACAATTCAATGTAAACACACTTAAAGTTCCAACATAAGAAAGCCCAAAAATGTATAGTGGCAGTAGGGCAGAGGAATGAATACTCACAATCCCTTCTCCACTTTCCTTGATTAgtgaaggcagctgcagggatgagATTCAGTGAAAGAGGGAGTCACTTTGGATTTGCACTTTGTGGGATGTTAGATACTTGCTTGATTTTTGAATTAAAAGATGTTCCAGAACAGCTGTTTACCCCCACACTATCTAAAGCACATCCGGTTCCAACACCATAGGCGCCCTactgaagagcagctgctgaagtgTGGTTGTCCTAGGGGAGTATACAGAGGAACTATCCCTGTGCAGTGCTGTCTGTATAACCTCTGTCATCAGCTGAATACTTCCTAGAGCAGATTTTgtggaacatttttttctccttttcctgagaTTAGACCATCTCTTGGCTGGGAGGTCCCATCTATGAACAGCTGCAAACGCTAAGGGAAATCAAATGTTTCCCACAATCCCCTATAATCACACAGTGATTCTTTTCCCCACAATTTTACCACTCAGTTCTCAGCAAAACtccatttctgattttttgtcTTTGAGCTGAGGAGCTATTTTCTCCctgtctccttcctcctgccatctgcttctttcattttttcagaattgGTGAAACAGTCATCAGCCCTGGGGGACAAACCAGCTCTCTTGATTCCTTTCACTGTGTCAGTTTTGGATATCATTTGGGTATTTCAAAAGACTTtgttgatttggtttttttttcctccaggtaGATGGAGAGAAAGATGGCAGAGTCTTATTAAAGTAATTCCATTTGTGTAACTCAATTTTTGTTACCTGAAGGATAAGCTATCAGAAAGAACCCCCAGGGAAGGCAGAAAGATTTTGTTTCAACAAAGtaacaaaccccaaatctctGTAGATAAGCTTAGGAGACATGAAGAATCACTATTTATCGAAActattttccttcttatttgATGTGGGAATGGAAAGATAGCACTAACAATTTTGCAGTGCTAAGAGACCTGCTTTACACAGAAGACTCATCTCAAAATAAACGTTACACCTTAGCattaaagcttaaaataaatggCACTGGGAAGAGATGATGCCTGTGGCTGATTCTAGTGTAAaaatcagaatcacagaataaaaagatgttttaaaaataaaaaccttcagCTTTTCAGCATGTTGCTGTTTCAAGTACAAATAGTATCTTTTCTGTGGTGATAGtaagaaagcaaagcaagaggaagaggagattAATTCTAGGTCTGCAGTGAAGGAGCGAGGTGCAGACAACATGGCTAATAGCTGTGATACCTTCAAGGTGAGGTGCTGCTGAGAAATGGAACTCAAAAGAAGATGAAAGGGAGTTAACATTTTGGGATATAAAAATAAGCTTCTTTCTAGTTGCTCTGACCTTGCTGTGAGCAAGAAGCACCCAGAAACGTAGTTTGAATCTCCTGCATCTATGCTAGGACATTCCATAACCTTTACTGGGACTGTTTCTTGAAAGAACTGCAGTTGCTGGAATTACCCTTCACAGTAAATTTCCAATATAGCTCTCCACAGATGCTGAGGCATTATGTTCTTGACTGTCTTAGTTCTTTCCTTTGTGCCTGGAGTTTTAGGAACTTTAAGGATCAAACATATTGCCGAAACATCTATGGTTTATAGGGTtaattttccaattaatttttgtcTGTGGTATTATCACATCATTTCAGAGTCTGGGTAGCTGCATTCCTTGGAAAATTTCAGCTCAGCGGAGCTGAAATTGACTGGAGAAGCAGGTAGTAGGAACAGtagaggatatttttttttgtctttcatcttCTATAACttcctcagaaatattttcatctgaaTCTATGATCTGCCCTGAAGCACTCCTCCAGACTCTcttggcagcagagctgtctgaATTCTTGCAGTTCTTGTAATACAGATGGTTCTCTCTACAGAAGGTTTATCCAGGCTGGGGGTCTCCTGGAGTCAGCACAGGAATGGGTGATTCTTGCTAAAATATGTATGAATGTGAAGCCACTATCACCTGGCACTGAGAAAAACCTAAAGGAAGTACATTAGTCCTGGTGTGAAGTGTGTATTACGGGAAATGAAATAGAGGCTTACTAGAGAGTTTACAAATTGGAAGGTGCTCTACACAACTTTTATGTTGAAATTGCTGTTCTCTTACTGCTTATTGACAAGGAGTGAAGTCCTGTAAGTTAAGAAATATAATCCATTGGGAGATTTGGAAGGCTTTTTTGGAACACAAAAAACACTCTTTGGAGCTAATTAGTACAATGAAATACCAACACATAAACACATCTTCCAGTTAGGCTTTGCCTATTGGAAAATTTCCCTTTTGTCTATCAGCAAAGTCTATAAAGCATATCAGCTTGCTCATTCTTTCACATGCCACAGAGGTCCTATTACATGAGgtctttaataattttaagtgGGAAAAATTACTTAAACCATTccccacaccaaaaaaaaaccccacccccccaccaaaaaaaaaaaaatccaaccaacaAAACTAAATCCcataaacaaaaaaccccaaaattttatATTTGCCTACAtattcattttctgctgcagtttgCAAGCACATAAATTTACTTTCATTTACTTCTGCAACTGAGGTTACCTAGCCCAGCTTAGagtagaagaaaatagaaattattgcttgattaaaaaaaaaaattctcagccTATTTTTAAACAGTCACAAGGGCAAACCACCTGTAAAGTCTTGAGGAAGATCTCTCTGAAGGTTTTCATTGTGCTGAATACATCTTCCAAAGACAGTTTTTTTCGGTCTTCACATAGATAATCTGCAagttcttccttcttcttttcaaTGGTGGCAAATTCCTTCTGCAGGTCCTTTGAAGCATTGAGGCTACCCTGAGACACATTTTTGTAACATAATTTATGCATATTAAAAAGTAGCATATTCTGAGCTGCCCAGAAGACTTCAGCCACTTCACAGAGAGCGgtcagttttttaaaaactaacaACTAAGATTGGTTTACAATGTGTGATATTTATATCTGAATTGAATCATCTGCATTTTCCCTCATTTAATCATATAACCATTTGGAAATGTGGCACAACCTGGGATGGCTGAGCAAGGGATTTGCAGCACCAGGATTTCTACCTTATAGCTTTAGTTAAGTGACGTGctctgagaaaacaaaaatctagaATGTTAGGAAATATgactgggggtggggggggaggggaaaacatTGCAAATCTatccacttttttccccacaaagcacagtgagacaaaacATGTTTCTGTGCTGCACTATACACATTTATAGTTGCAGCCTACATTCCATTTTTGGGGCCTTCCTCTCTTTCACccacagaaaaatctgtctgGTCCTCAGCTGTTTCCATATCCCAGTACCATGTCACAGAAatggaggaaaagctgagatATTCCTTCCATCAGGGCACAATGGGAGGCTAATAATGACCCCTTTCCCATAGGACTTGATATCCAGTTGTAACCTGAATTACACTGCCTTTAAGAAGAAAGTGTTTAGGAAGAAAGATGGGAAACGTGTCACACTCACATTACCTACTTGCACAGATTTTccatgctgtatttttaaatcatcTGTCGACgaaaataaatgcttctctATTTCCAACAGTTTCTTCAAATTGGCACCTGCCTCAGCCTGCATGGCGTCAATGTGGATTCTGAAAAGTCCACAAAAGGGACAGTACCTTGAAGGGGTAAGTCTTTTGTTTGCATTAACTTAAAATGTTATTATAAACATTATCATCTCTGCAAATGAATATGGAATTAATTGTCCAGCCCAGACCCTGCTTTTGCAGGTAGTTCTTTTctgtataaattatttttcatgtgcaCAAGCCCTCATCTAAGAAAGACTCAGTGCTTTTGCCCTCACTACCTCCCTGGATGGACTGTGGAAGAGCCTCACTGTCCTAGTAttcaaaaaactccaaaaaaattTCCAGCCTATTTTTATTCATAGGCAACACAAGCTCATCTCCCCTGTGCCAATACTGTCCTTATTTAGCTGgttctttttcctccttgcctTTTCTCCCTAATCTATTTATAGTCCAAAATTGTATCTTCTCTCTATGTTACTTTAGCTTGTGTGGAGATACAAACATAAACCAACATCTTCTGTAGTTCTGAGCTACTCTCTGGGCTAGACAAAATTTACTGAATCAGCAAAACCTGGCTTGGAGTTTCATGGTGCATCCAGATGTAAGCTGCATTAGGAGAGTCCCTTGCAGGATTTGCACCATGCACAGTTCTCCACAGGCTGATTAGCAAATCAAGTTTGAGAGCTTGACTAAAGTAGATGGCAATTACTTTGTACAAAGAGTGCATTTATATCATTGGCCAGCAAGATCTAGTTTCTGTcaagaaaagtatttctgttACGACACAATGCAAACAGCAATTCACGGTTAAAAACAGCATTCTGTTTAGCTTCTGCAAAGCTAACTCAAAAAAGCcacagtgtttttctgtttaattatggaattaaaatactttcaaaaaattatttagcagGTACATAATAAATGTCAATCCATTGACAGATTTAAAAGTTACTCCTTTCTTGAGTTACAATAAAATCTAAATCACTACAAGGTTCCTGTGAATCCTCTGAATTCATTACAGGATTAAAAATGTTAATCCTGGTGCTGTAAATGTGGATTCTGATTGGTGTAATTGAACATATCTTCATGTGACTCCTTTGAGTTAAAGAGCTGGCAATAGACTCATGAGGCTTTCAGCACATGGGAGAAAGTCAAAAGTCTCCAGAAacaggttttttctttctacccACATATATTAGAAACATATGCTGATGGTCAACTCTGGGAGGTCCTCCCCAGTTGCCAGAAAATCACCCCAATCATTCCCTTCTTACATAAACTTTGTACCTTCAGATGGGCTTTCAcctaaaaatcacagaatgtgctgaattggaagggacccaccaggaccatcaagtccaactcctgcaCAGgatggccctgcacaggaccatccccaagagtcacattGTGTGCCCCAAAAATATtatccaaacacttcttgaactgACTGAGAAAGCTCAGGGAAGATATGTTTCTATTGCAATATGTGGAAGAAGACTCTGGTCCTTGAAAATGAGGGAAATTCACTATCTACGCAGTTTTCTTCTAAAGTAATAATGGattcacaggaagaaaaatcacactGAGCCACATTTAAAAGTCTTAACCAGGTTGAACTATAAAAATTTCAACACTGTTTGGTGTTGAAGAGAACCATTCTCTCCTACAGCAGAGAAATTCTGTGACCTTATTACACTACCATAAAATGACTCAGCTCCTTGCTGGCTTTAAAGAGGTTGGCAATTCTTACAtgacaaaaacaaacaataatGTCCTACCCCACTGCCTTGGAAACAAAGTCAAGATCtctgggaagctgcaggagatctctgtgttttttttcaacctcctaaaatcaaagagaaaaaatggttATCTTATAGAGGCTGTCAAAGAACATGAAAGTTTTTCAGGTGAACAACATCAGGACTGAAAAATTAACACTTCAGTTTCGTTCGTATAAGTGTAGGGATAAATTTATTCTTGTTCATTCTTTTTCTCATGTTGGCATCCACAGGGagttagaaaggaaaagactCATTTTAAGTGCTCAGGCTGACATCCCTTGGGCTGCCACAGTGCACAGGCTGACCTGAGACTTTGTCTTCataccataaaaataaatttcatttgaCAGATGCATTTGGGATATGTGTCAACACAAGGGAGCAGTTGAAGAAGTGAAAGAAAGCAACAAGCAGACGTGTCAAGTGAACTTGAAGAAGGAAACCTAGTGTTACCTCTCTAAATATTACTGGGTATGGATGTGATCTCATCTGCACAGAGAGCTGTGGAAAAGTTTTCATGGTATTTCCAGCACAGAGACTCACCCTCCAGGTACCTATAGTGGGGTATTACTGAGGTAAAAGCCCCTTAGCTTCTGGGGAATTAATATTTGAGAAAAATGCACACAGGATTAATTCTTCAATTTTGTTGTACCTCCAAAATATGGTGAAGCAGAGTaatgttgttttggtttgcttttgtttctgttagTTTGAGCAAGGCACTAATTTTAAAACCTCCAGCATCTCCAGTGTGACGCCCCTAGAAGATACAGAAAAAGTTCCTTCCTTCAGTTTTCAAGtcttgcattatttttctgttatctttAGAATACAACAAGTAAAGAAATCACTTTACTTACATAGTTCAGAAAGTTTCCAACTTTAAGAATTAATTGGCAGAAAACTGGCAGTCGGTGACTGGTAAGAATTGCTAAAGAATAAGAAGAgagacatttttaataaattaaataaaattatctcaAATGGGATTTTCATTAGGTTTGACAGTGATGGTAACAAAACTTTCATCCAAGATTATGTCAAGCCATTGTTATGGATTTGGAAAAATACCAGTACAGAAATAAATCAGCTGAATGGAAGTGGAATGAGTAACTTTCTATTGCGATCTCTTCTTTACAAGTAGATGGAAAACTTGTTTGGAGTATAGGTTAAGTTTGGAGTATAGATGTGTCAACGCTGGAGCTGCCTTATGAAGGAGAACCACATTCAAGACAGTGTATAAACTTATGAAAGTCTATAGCCCTCATTCCTGGTACTTATTGTTTTAGTTAAGAGAAGCAAAGGGCTTTGTGCCTCGTTATCATTATTACCAAGAGCAATAATCAGAAGATGCACATTTTAATGCATCTGGGAATCTGGGGTAAGAATAAAGTTTTTGGCAGAATTAGAACAGAAACACTGACCCTCACAATGGAATGGAGGGGGAACAGGGATGTCAGGGTGGGACTACAGAGAGCAGCTGATTGCACCCCAATAAAGAGTAACCATAGCATTGACATCAGACACCCAGGTATAGCTATGTTTTGTGTGTAAACAAAAAAGTTTGCAGTTTAAGTGTTTAACAGGAGATCAACGACTCCCTAAAACCATTGAACTGAAGCTGGAATGCAAGAGCATCTTCAATAAAGAGACAATTTAAAACTAAAACCAGAGCTAATTTTGGGTGGAGGAGTCTCCTGAAATATTGGTGAACATCATCTGGGATGCCTTTTTCTGGCAGTCACATCAGATTCTGGTATGTCACTGTGTCCTGCTCCACCACAGAACTAATCTGGGCTGCATCAGTGCACACTACAGGAAAAACTGGAATTGATTCATTGTTATGGA
This portion of the Vidua chalybeata isolate OUT-0048 chromosome 6, bVidCha1 merged haplotype, whole genome shotgun sequence genome encodes:
- the LOC128789208 gene encoding inverted formin-2-like; its protein translation is MIQKGDRSKLDAEILRQLLKLLPEDQEINSLKSCKEEKSQLANADQFYLHLLEVPSYQLRIECMLICEETRILLECLWPKAQAIRTACETILTSHRLPVFCQLILKVGNFLNYGRHTGDAGGFKISALLKLTETKANQNNITLLHHILEEVEKKHRDLLQLPRDLDFVSKAVGIHIDAMQAEAGANLKKLLEIEKHLFSSTDDLKIQHGKSVQGSLNASKDLQKEFATIEKKKEELADYLCEDRKKLSLEDVFSTMKTFREIFLKTLQENQERKEQAAKSEKRKKRFKGEDAKRLKGEYGKCSTFNN